One part of the Chiloscyllium plagiosum isolate BGI_BamShark_2017 unplaced genomic scaffold, ASM401019v2 scaf_3727, whole genome shotgun sequence genome encodes these proteins:
- the LOC122548043 gene encoding neuronal PAS domain-containing protein 4-like → KLKFSDLEEIASNLGEAMLTGNLSASLAFTISTMDLSSPVPPPDDAEWAQPYSVGYYLGYRETELIGTSWYNLLHPHDLSHASAQHYRFLSGGSEVRVEMIVRLQSKDAQWIWVYIVVQVECAEGPVLCSNYTVSESEAWCLRQQLIDEQEESLLYPCSVPAQIPQHQPVQSPSYLSSPDTVFTPMASTPTSGVSTQSFDFSGICGLDFAEVSGPTGGEEDAELFRHGGLLPTLPQEKEETGQRGTQRTGKLPELSYSDCTFGADSPTPPCTPQLLGTTFTFSGQETFGPSELYYPLEPCASLYERLPPSPDSPGHGGCTVMGLPQVPTPLYIHVPSTPEGILTPEASPIKLPANCYFGYLVEGTPRTSIDALVKQLGHQLTESQLAAGGIAQQQEPAVGESCQSLSSSVPTRETTEPDSQASKPWRGIDFSAISLSQDEDAIEDILKDLRASSVPGGGAAAVSPQQLRGGISPSPTAVGNSQAVSDCTPDTGCTTDLSAEEHTFLEELTSYENVFETFASRSPCDGFIDELYQLQSHSHEYFHQDGNGSESSF, encoded by the exons CCTTACAGCGTCGGTTACTACCTGGGTTACCGGGAGACTGAGCTCATTGGCACATCCTGGTATAATCTCCTGCATCCTCACGATCTGTCGCATGCCTCTGCTCAGCACTACCGTTTCT TGAGTGGGGGAAGCGAAGTTCGAGTTGAGATGATTGTCCGTCTTCAGTCTAAGGATGCCCAATGGATCTGGGTTTACATTGTGGTTCAGGTGGAGTGTGCTGAGGGGCCCGTTCTGTGCTCCAACTACACAGTCAG TGAGTCGGAGGCTTGGTGTCTTCGCCAGCAGCTGATTGATGAGCAGGAGGAGAGCCTGCTGTACCCCTGCTCTGTGCCAGCTCAGATACCTCAGCACCAGCCAGTTCAGTCTCCCAGCTACCTGTCCAGCCCTGACACTGTCTTCACCCCAATGGCCAGCACTCCTACCAGTGGCGTCTCCACCCAGTCCTTCGACTTCAGCGGCATCTGTGGCCTGGACTTTGCTGAGGTGTCAGGGCCGACGGGAGGGGAGGAGGACGCTGAGCTATTCCGTCATGGGGGGCTTCTCCCCACTCTGCCTCAGGAGAAGGAGGAGACGGGACAACGGGGAACACAGAGGACCGGGAAGCTCCCTGAGCTCTCCTACAGTGACTGCACCTTCGGCGCCGACTCGCCCACCCCACCCTGCACCCCACAGCTGCTGGGAACCACCTTTACCTTCAGTGGGCAGGAGACGTTTGGCCCCAGCGAGCTGTACTATCCCCTGGAGCCCTGCGCCTCCCTGTACGAGCGGTTGCCCCCTTCCCCTGACAGCCCAGGCCACGGGGGCTGCACTGTGATGGGGCTGCCCCAGGTGCCCACCCCTCTCTACATCCACGTGCCCAGCACCCCCGAGGGGATCCTCACTCCCGAAGCCTCACCCATCAAGCTGCCCGCCAACTGCTACTTTGGCTACTTGGTGGAGGGCACACCGCGGACTAGCATCGACGCCCTGGTCAAGCAGCTCGGACACCAACTGACAGAGAGCCAGTTGGCCGCAGGAGGAATAGCCCAGCAGCAGGAGCCAGCAGTTGGCGAGTCCTGCCAATCCCTCAGCTCCTCAGTGCCCACCAGAGAGACCACCGAGCCAGACTCACAAGCGTCCAAACCATGGCGTGGCATAGACTTCTCTGCCATCAGCCTCAGCCAGGACGAGGATGCCATTGAGGACATTCTGAAAGACCTGAGAGCTTCCTCAGTGCCAGGAGGAGGCGCTGCAGCTGTCAGCCCCCAGCAGCTGCGGGGGGGGATTAGCCCATCTCCCACCGCGGTGGGAAACAGCCAAGCCGTATCGGACTGCACCCCAGACACCGGCTGTACCACAGACCTGTCTGCAGAAGAGCACACCTTCCTTGAAGAGTTGACTTCATATGAAAATGTATTTGAGACGTTTGCCTCAAGATCTCCCTGTGACGGGTTTATTGATGAGTTGTATCAACTCCAAAGTCACTCCCACGAATACTTCCACCAAG atggAAATGGAAGTGAATCTTCATTCTGA